One window from the genome of Paenibacillus azoreducens encodes:
- a CDS encoding lantibiotic protection ABC transporter ATP-binding subunit has protein sequence MNYVVETINLTKAYKKQAAVDGVHLQISRGKVFGLLGPNGAGKTTLLKLLVGLLRPTSGEIKLFGEPWRRESLARIGALIETPAIYGHLTGRENLQVHQRLLGIPVSRIDRVLEIVGLHKVDRKKKAAAYSLGMKQRLGIAIALLNEPELLILDEPTNGLDPLGIREMRTLIESFTDQGITVILSSHILSEVAQIVQEVGIVSHGKLRFQGTLDNLMTQGSGQENLEELFMHYVDEGKEALYR, from the coding sequence ATGAATTATGTTGTGGAAACAATAAATCTTACGAAAGCATACAAAAAACAGGCAGCTGTTGATGGTGTTCATTTACAGATCAGCAGAGGAAAGGTATTTGGCTTGCTCGGTCCCAACGGGGCCGGAAAGACGACGCTCCTTAAATTGCTTGTCGGGCTGCTGCGCCCTACCTCGGGTGAGATTAAATTGTTTGGCGAGCCTTGGAGGCGGGAGTCTTTGGCTAGGATAGGCGCATTGATCGAGACGCCGGCGATTTATGGGCATCTGACAGGGCGCGAGAACCTGCAGGTTCATCAACGGCTGCTCGGTATACCTGTAAGCCGGATTGATCGTGTTCTTGAAATCGTCGGACTTCATAAGGTTGACCGCAAAAAGAAAGCGGCTGCTTATTCTTTGGGAATGAAGCAGCGCCTGGGAATTGCTATCGCATTGTTAAACGAACCCGAATTGCTTATTCTTGATGAACCGACCAACGGTCTTGATCCGCTGGGAATCCGGGAGATGAGAACTCTCATCGAATCTTTTACTGATCAAGGAATAACTGTTATTCTTTCAAGCCATATTCTCAGCGAGGTGGCTCAAATTGTTCAAGAAGTCGGTATTGTCAGTCACGGGAAATTGCGTTTTCAGGGCACGCTTGATAACTTGATGACGCAAGGCAGCGGCCAGGAAAATCTGGAGGAGCTTTTTATGCACTACGTGGACGAAGGCAAGGAGGCACTTTACCGATGA
- a CDS encoding ABC transporter permease, whose amino-acid sequence MLSGIYSEWGKYRRTAIPWILFLVPLAIALILLKYGYPYRLGNSTWTITHIFDKIGDIWYGVFLPFFWGLIPGMAANLEASAGRWISLRITKVSPARLYLSKLAVIVIYTGLSMLWLIALVMISAGILNTTGSMMNWMALLLAIVVGWISSLPLIIIGLWLAEAFGWPVSVGFGSVGVLVAAIIGTTSLGNGIWMALPWTWPVRFSYSTYMLLIDSSANEYSIIKSCALFIIVLGIMVVLAAASSYWFKRREV is encoded by the coding sequence ATGCTCAGTGGAATATATTCTGAATGGGGGAAATATCGGCGTACGGCAATTCCCTGGATACTGTTTCTGGTTCCGCTTGCTATCGCGCTTATCCTTTTGAAATATGGGTACCCATATCGATTAGGTAACAGCACATGGACTATAACCCATATTTTTGATAAGATTGGAGATATATGGTACGGGGTGTTTCTGCCTTTTTTCTGGGGGCTGATTCCGGGAATGGCTGCAAATCTCGAGGCAAGCGCAGGTCGCTGGATATCGTTGCGTATCACTAAGGTTTCGCCAGCTAGGCTGTATCTTAGCAAGTTGGCCGTAATCGTCATTTATACAGGGTTAAGTATGTTATGGTTAATTGCTTTGGTAATGATCAGTGCAGGGATACTGAACACGACAGGTTCAATGATGAATTGGATGGCTCTCCTTTTGGCTATTGTCGTGGGTTGGATTTCCTCCCTGCCGCTCATCATCATTGGCTTATGGCTCGCTGAGGCATTTGGATGGCCGGTATCCGTCGGCTTTGGATCGGTTGGAGTGCTCGTTGCGGCCATAATCGGCACAACGAGTTTGGGTAACGGAATATGGATGGCGTTGCCATGGACTTGGCCGGTACGTTTTTCATACAGCACCTACATGTTATTGATAGATTCCTCCGCAAACGAATATTCCATTATTAAATCTTGCGCGTTATTCATCATTGTTCTCGGCATTATGGTTGTGCTTGCCGCAGCTTCATCCTACTGGTTCAAGAGGCGGGAGGTTTGA
- a CDS encoding ATP-binding cassette domain-containing protein, whose translation MQGGAPIVWTVSLAKSYRNHDIIKNVNLNLKQGEIYTVLGTKGSGKTTLLKLLAGIITPTAGSIEMFGMNLSKKVSRKKLRRVGYMNGGTGFLSHLTVAENLDIHRKLMGVPGKQCIDDTLHRFYLAEFKNICVKELPNEIRRRLNVARALLHRPELLLLDEPVQGMDSYTQSEIFRLIHEHAASQQMTIVFTARRMEDVPSYSSQVGIIHQGEVIKQIKASDLSSQSMNHIIIKVNDVAKASVLLEQEMGIYNYRVVDHEYLWVFEKLNHSADINRILIRGNVDVYELRFGGKDDDLMKFLEEDEC comes from the coding sequence ATGCAAGGAGGGGCACCGATCGTTTGGACTGTTTCATTAGCCAAATCATATCGCAATCATGACATCATAAAAAATGTGAATCTCAATCTAAAACAAGGTGAAATATATACTGTTTTGGGCACTAAGGGATCAGGCAAAACGACGCTGCTAAAATTATTGGCCGGAATCATAACCCCCACGGCAGGAAGTATCGAAATGTTTGGCATGAATCTATCAAAGAAGGTAAGTCGGAAGAAGCTTAGAAGGGTCGGCTATATGAACGGCGGGACTGGATTTTTGAGCCATTTGACTGTTGCCGAAAATCTCGACATCCATCGGAAATTAATGGGGGTGCCAGGAAAGCAATGTATCGACGATACGCTTCACAGATTTTATCTGGCTGAATTCAAAAATATCTGTGTGAAAGAGCTGCCTAACGAGATTAGGAGGAGGCTTAACGTCGCCCGGGCTCTTTTACATCGGCCGGAGCTGCTGCTGCTAGACGAGCCTGTTCAAGGCATGGACTCCTACACTCAAAGCGAGATTTTTCGTCTTATTCATGAACATGCCGCATCTCAACAAATGACCATCGTATTTACCGCCCGTCGCATGGAAGATGTTCCGTCTTATTCAAGTCAGGTTGGTATCATTCATCAGGGGGAAGTAATCAAGCAAATAAAGGCATCCGACCTTTCATCCCAATCCATGAACCATATCATCATTAAAGTAAACGATGTTGCGAAAGCGAGCGTTCTTCTTGAGCAGGAGATGGGAATCTATAATTATAGGGTGGTCGACCATGAATACCTCTGGGTTTTTGAAAAACTGAATCATTCGGCAGACATAAACCGCATTTTGATTCGTGGAAATGTGGATGTTTATGAACTCAGATTTGGCGGCAAAGACGATGATTTGATGAAGTTTTTAGAGGAGGATGAATGTTAA
- a CDS encoding ABC transporter permease: protein MRSFVGSEWLKYRRTLTPWLVVAGPFIFALMQMVFGLLIPGGVDWSLALMNIYNWWSGFGLPFGIILLTALSVSYERKAGAWRLLRAYPVKGGNLYFSKFIVIALQTLIACIFLGLFIILLCSWSVTGTIPWGPIALGITISWLTALAQIAFMLWAAHMFGFGLTILIGLAGMICGILQNNRIEGWMLLPWQWPLRALGALFGFQTNGMPLDPSSPLLDNKLIITAIIASLSVCVALSVAGAAWFKRREVQ from the coding sequence ATGAGATCATTTGTAGGTTCCGAATGGCTGAAGTACCGCAGAACGCTAACGCCTTGGCTGGTCGTCGCAGGCCCTTTTATTTTTGCTTTGATGCAGATGGTATTTGGTCTACTTATCCCGGGCGGTGTAGATTGGTCTCTTGCGCTAATGAATATCTATAATTGGTGGTCTGGTTTTGGTCTCCCTTTTGGAATTATTCTATTGACTGCATTATCCGTATCATATGAAAGAAAAGCGGGAGCCTGGAGGTTGCTTCGCGCTTACCCGGTCAAAGGAGGAAACCTGTATTTTTCGAAATTTATCGTTATAGCGCTACAAACTTTAATCGCCTGCATTTTCCTCGGGCTTTTCATCATATTGCTTTGCAGCTGGAGTGTTACCGGTACGATACCTTGGGGGCCGATTGCTCTCGGTATAACAATTTCTTGGCTTACAGCCCTTGCACAAATCGCTTTCATGCTTTGGGCTGCCCATATGTTTGGTTTTGGTCTGACTATCTTAATCGGTTTGGCAGGAATGATTTGCGGGATCCTGCAAAACAACCGGATTGAAGGATGGATGCTGCTTCCGTGGCAATGGCCGCTTCGAGCATTGGGAGCTCTTTTTGGTTTTCAAACAAACGGCATGCCACTCGATCCATCCAGTCCACTATTAGACAATAAATTAATTATAACGGCAATAATAGCCAGTCTATCCGTTTGCGTGGCGTTATCTGTCGCAGGAGCCGCTTGGTTTAAACGGAGGGAGGTTCAGTAA
- a CDS encoding ABC transporter permease encodes MFLNLIRSECIKYRHTLLVVTIGLAPLLAAALSIYSEFDNDFHWNHILRTAGLLWFGGWIPMICGLLAGFACQLEKGAGNWKVLLVRPVSPKLVYFSKLFVLVIQMTLSTALLFIILNIASLFFPDQEPVPWLKWGGMWTVQTLLSMSILFLSFWIAAAAGRIIAAGFGFFCVIFSGLLRMISGWGKVEIPFSLMGIQILFAIVGCAAILYFSLVWFDRRWRTCKEGHRSFGLFH; translated from the coding sequence ATGTTTCTAAACCTTATTCGATCGGAATGCATCAAATACCGCCATACACTTCTTGTTGTGACCATTGGACTCGCTCCCCTCTTGGCAGCTGCGCTTTCCATATACAGTGAATTTGATAACGACTTCCATTGGAATCATATTTTACGAACGGCCGGCTTGTTATGGTTTGGAGGATGGATACCCATGATTTGCGGCCTTCTTGCAGGTTTTGCTTGTCAGCTTGAAAAGGGAGCGGGGAACTGGAAGGTTTTGCTGGTTAGACCTGTTTCGCCGAAATTGGTTTATTTCTCAAAACTGTTCGTATTGGTTATTCAAATGACTCTTAGTACAGCTCTGCTTTTCATTATACTGAATATAGCCTCATTATTTTTCCCGGACCAGGAACCGGTACCCTGGCTAAAATGGGGGGGGATGTGGACAGTTCAAACGCTCTTATCCATGAGTATTCTTTTTCTTTCATTTTGGATTGCGGCTGCAGCGGGACGTATAATAGCAGCGGGATTTGGATTTTTTTGCGTTATATTTTCTGGATTGTTGAGGATGATCAGCGGTTGGGGGAAGGTCGAAATTCCATTCTCCTTAATGGGAATTCAAATTCTTTTTGCAATAGTAGGTTGTGCTGCCATTTTATATTTCAGTTTAGTTTGGTTTGATAGAAGGTGGAGGACATGCAAGGAGGGGCACCGATCGTTTGGACTGTTTCATTAG
- a CDS encoding ABC transporter ATP-binding protein produces the protein MMMSHDEQESIESLSLLNVVRSFRYWPRIFQLLWKVSAKDLICFSILNLIQGFLPALSIMATQQLINNITSTQEKILGAFLFFIAVSIFFGAVSIYQSYFESLYQAKLSNYTNVIIMEKASRLTLADFENSQVQDQLKRVQTDSGYRPFQITKQIFGIASNLISLVSMISIVMIWNWWAALLLILIPVISFFSFLRIGRQEFVIQWKRAPKSRSAWYLSYLLTRDNSFKEVKLYTLGSYFVKQYRKICEDFFAEDKLLAGKRLKYSVVYKLIDNLSSYSIIFLAVISAYRGQLPIGNVVGIFQSISQVQGRSDSIVQQVLGLCQNNLFLEQLFSFLDIDSTERERLQERSEIKEINKIEFRDVSFRYQGKQQYALKNINFTLEQGQTVAIVGHNGSGKSTLIKILLQLYAQTKGQILINDLPIQEINDVSYQKRVGAVFQDFVQYEMPVRQNIGYGNIGEVDNDQRIAEAASNAGIDTLIENLPNKLDTQLGRWFEHGHQLSGGQWQRIAIARAFMRDADVYILDEPSSFLDPEAERDVFERFHDLIKNRIGIFISHRLSSVNFADQIWVMEEGEIVEMGTHAELMARNQTYARLYRLQADAYSTNVSAV, from the coding sequence GACGAGCAAGAGAGCATTGAATCATTAAGTCTTTTGAATGTGGTAAGATCCTTCAGGTATTGGCCCCGTATTTTTCAATTGCTCTGGAAGGTTTCGGCCAAAGACCTTATATGCTTCTCGATTCTAAATCTGATTCAAGGCTTTTTACCTGCCTTATCCATTATGGCCACCCAGCAATTAATCAACAATATTACTTCAACTCAGGAAAAAATCCTCGGCGCTTTCCTGTTCTTTATAGCCGTTTCTATTTTTTTCGGTGCTGTGTCTATATATCAGAGTTATTTTGAGTCCCTTTATCAAGCCAAACTTTCGAATTATACAAACGTCATTATCATGGAAAAAGCCTCACGGTTAACGCTCGCTGATTTTGAAAATTCACAAGTTCAGGATCAACTGAAAAGAGTGCAGACGGATTCCGGCTACCGTCCATTTCAAATTACGAAGCAGATATTCGGTATTGCAAGCAATTTGATTTCCCTGGTATCCATGATATCGATCGTAATGATTTGGAATTGGTGGGCAGCGCTGCTTCTTATCTTGATCCCCGTAATTTCGTTTTTCTCTTTCTTGAGGATCGGAAGACAGGAATTTGTTATCCAATGGAAAAGAGCTCCAAAATCCAGATCGGCTTGGTACCTGAGTTACCTATTAACCAGGGATAATTCATTTAAAGAAGTAAAGCTGTACACTTTGGGCAGTTATTTTGTTAAGCAGTACAGGAAAATATGCGAGGATTTTTTTGCTGAGGATAAATTGTTGGCCGGTAAAAGGCTAAAGTATAGTGTCGTATACAAGTTAATTGATAACTTATCGTCATATTCTATTATTTTTCTGGCGGTTATTTCTGCTTATAGAGGGCAGTTGCCGATTGGTAACGTAGTGGGCATATTCCAATCTATTTCTCAAGTACAGGGAAGATCGGACAGCATTGTTCAACAGGTATTGGGACTATGCCAAAACAATCTTTTCCTGGAACAGCTGTTTAGTTTTCTGGATATTGATTCTACTGAAAGAGAGCGCCTTCAAGAACGAAGTGAAATTAAAGAGATTAACAAAATCGAGTTCCGGGATGTATCTTTCCGGTATCAGGGAAAGCAACAATATGCCTTGAAAAATATTAATTTTACTTTAGAACAAGGACAAACGGTTGCAATCGTCGGCCATAATGGGTCGGGAAAATCAACCCTTATCAAGATTTTACTGCAGTTGTATGCCCAGACGAAAGGCCAGATATTAATTAATGACTTACCGATCCAGGAAATAAATGATGTTAGTTATCAAAAGAGGGTCGGTGCCGTATTTCAGGATTTCGTACAATATGAAATGCCCGTGAGACAAAATATCGGATACGGGAATATCGGAGAGGTCGATAACGATCAAAGAATAGCGGAAGCTGCTTCAAATGCGGGAATAGACACTTTGATTGAAAACCTGCCCAATAAGCTTGACACGCAACTCGGACGCTGGTTTGAACATGGTCATCAGCTCTCTGGCGGACAATGGCAGCGTATAGCGATTGCGAGGGCTTTTATGAGGGACGCCGACGTGTATATTTTGGATGAGCCTAGTTCATTTCTCGATCCGGAAGCTGAAAGGGACGTGTTTGAGCGGTTTCATGATTTGATTAAAAACCGAATTGGAATTTTTATTTCGCATAGGCTTTCTTCTGTTAACTTCGCTGATCAGATATGGGTGATGGAAGAAGGGGAGATTGTGGAGATGGGAACACACGCAGAACTTATGGCAAGAAATCAAACCTATGCAAGACTATATAGACTGCAGGCGGATGCCTATTCCACAAATGTCTCTGCTGTTTAA
- a CDS encoding lanthionine synthetase C family protein, which yields MTAHTFQNDLAEKFSTARAIGVEIANRMKDPKEVRQIITAHGNISIFGEHPWRDTAFSAGYPGIILLFAELDRQSPEEGWDLIAHQYLLALQEGLQEEGYPNSSMFGGLAGIAFAAYTVSRNGTRYTRFIRNITDLIIEEVSASLKAFVSGELWPGPGISPAFYDVIMGLSGSGRYLLEIANDDDRAYKLVIDILKFMVKLTDPITVDGYCVPGWYVPQRYQFTEEDKEHFPKGNFNCGLAHGIPGPLVLMSKALQKGIKIDGQVEAIQRICEWLINHAKEDESGLYWPSFVSFEEETANDKNSERSRDAWCYGTAGVARALFLAGSILKDEEISRWGIRGYDAIYSRPEKVWNLTGPTFCHGYAGLLYLTLLMAKDTQEERYEGYIERILDPLMDCYDTQAPLGYKDIEIKDGIDKAGILDGAAGIALVLISLNTAGESEWNYPFLIS from the coding sequence ATGACGGCTCATACATTTCAAAATGATTTGGCCGAGAAATTTAGTACAGCTAGAGCTATTGGGGTGGAAATCGCTAACCGTATGAAGGATCCAAAAGAGGTTAGGCAAATCATCACGGCTCATGGAAATATATCTATTTTTGGGGAGCATCCTTGGAGAGATACTGCATTTTCCGCCGGATATCCCGGAATTATACTGTTATTTGCCGAGTTGGATCGTCAGTCACCTGAGGAAGGGTGGGACTTGATCGCCCATCAATATTTATTAGCGCTGCAAGAGGGATTGCAGGAAGAGGGCTATCCCAATTCCTCGATGTTTGGCGGATTAGCGGGCATCGCTTTTGCCGCTTATACGGTATCAAGAAATGGTACACGATATACCCGGTTTATCCGCAATATAACCGATCTGATCATTGAAGAAGTATCAGCGTCATTAAAAGCCTTTGTCAGCGGCGAGCTATGGCCCGGTCCAGGAATCTCCCCGGCATTTTACGATGTTATCATGGGTTTGAGCGGAAGCGGTCGTTACTTGCTCGAAATAGCAAATGATGATGATAGGGCATATAAGCTGGTCATAGACATACTGAAATTTATGGTTAAATTAACAGATCCTATTACGGTAGATGGGTATTGCGTGCCAGGATGGTATGTTCCTCAGCGTTATCAGTTTACCGAGGAAGATAAAGAGCATTTTCCTAAAGGTAATTTCAATTGCGGGTTGGCCCATGGAATCCCGGGTCCTCTTGTGCTTATGAGTAAAGCATTGCAGAAAGGAATTAAAATCGATGGGCAAGTTGAAGCAATACAAAGAATATGCGAATGGTTAATTAACCATGCAAAAGAAGATGAATCGGGGTTGTATTGGCCAAGTTTTGTCTCTTTCGAAGAGGAGACTGCGAATGATAAAAATTCTGAAAGGTCGAGAGATGCTTGGTGCTATGGAACTGCTGGAGTTGCACGTGCTCTCTTTTTAGCGGGAAGCATACTTAAAGACGAGGAAATTAGCCGATGGGGTATACGGGGGTATGATGCCATCTATTCAAGGCCAGAAAAAGTCTGGAATTTGACAGGACCGACTTTTTGTCATGGCTATGCGGGCTTATTGTATTTAACTTTATTAATGGCGAAAGATACGCAAGAAGAAAGGTATGAAGGTTATATTGAAAGGATTTTAGACCCTTTAATGGATTGTTATGATACTCAGGCTCCATTAGGCTACAAGGATATCGAAATCAAAGATGGAATAGACAAAGCGGGAATATTGGACGGCGCTGCGGGGATTGCATTGGTCCTTATATCATTAAATACAGCGGGAGAATCGGAGTGGAACTATCCTTTTCTGATTTCGTAA